The following proteins are encoded in a genomic region of Comamonas resistens:
- a CDS encoding class I SAM-dependent methyltransferase, translating into MIRKTRGGAKSAQDKKVATAPDLPEVSVSDDGDVRYLHLGTPWVQGSMRIRDPFDIDLEYVQRMMGWLLFADPAEVPRMHAMQLGLGAGAITKFCHKKLRMKTTAIELNPQVLAVCRSWFKLPPDSSALQVVLADAAVEIQKPEWHGTVDALAVDLYDHEAAAPVLDSAEFYADCRNLLTEDGIMTVNLFGRSSSFDRSLDQMAQAFGEDALWAFRPTREGNTVVLAQRTPRVLQGAELDVACDQVQARWDLNTTRWAKVFVPARDAEAGSTLAKVKARIEKINRGQTD; encoded by the coding sequence GTGATTCGTAAAACCCGTGGCGGCGCCAAGTCCGCGCAAGACAAGAAAGTGGCGACGGCGCCTGACCTGCCCGAAGTCAGCGTCTCCGACGACGGCGATGTCCGTTATCTGCACCTGGGCACGCCCTGGGTGCAGGGCTCCATGCGCATACGCGACCCCTTCGACATTGATCTCGAGTATGTGCAGCGCATGATGGGCTGGCTGCTGTTTGCAGACCCTGCGGAGGTGCCCCGTATGCACGCCATGCAGCTGGGTCTGGGCGCTGGTGCCATCACCAAGTTCTGCCACAAGAAGCTGCGCATGAAGACCACGGCCATCGAGCTGAACCCGCAGGTGCTGGCCGTGTGCCGCAGCTGGTTCAAGCTGCCGCCCGACAGCAGTGCGCTGCAGGTGGTACTGGCCGATGCGGCGGTGGAGATCCAAAAGCCCGAATGGCATGGCACGGTGGATGCGCTGGCCGTGGACTTGTACGACCACGAGGCGGCGGCGCCGGTGCTGGACAGCGCCGAGTTCTATGCCGACTGCCGCAATCTGTTGACCGAGGACGGCATCATGACCGTCAACCTGTTCGGCCGCTCATCGAGTTTTGACAGAAGCCTGGATCAGATGGCACAGGCTTTCGGTGAAGACGCACTCTGGGCCTTTCGCCCCACGCGCGAAGGCAACACCGTGGTGCTGGCCCAGCGCACGCCGCGTGTGCTGCAGGGCGCCGAGCTGGATGTGGCTTGCGATCAGGTGCAGGCCCGCTGGGACCTGAACACCACGCGCTGGGCCAAGGTATTTGTTCCTGCGCGCGATGCCGAGGCGGGCAGTACGCTGGCCAAGGTCAAAGCCAGGATCGAGAAGATCAACCGCGGCCAGACGGACTGA
- a CDS encoding tripartite tricarboxylate transporter permease: MDLIQNLSTGFGVAFTFQNLIYCFVGCLLGTLIGVLPGIGPVATIAMLLPATYALPPVAALIMLAGIYYGAQYGGSTTAILVNLPGESSSVVTVIDGYQMARKGRAGPALAAAGIGSFFAGCVGTVILAAFAPPLTEVAFKFGPAEYFSLMTLGLIGAVVLASGSLLKAIAMIVLGLLLGMVGTDVNSGVARYSFDIPELTDGIDFVVIAMGVFGYGEIISNLAQPEDEREVFAAKVTGLMPTKEDFKRMLPAMLRGTALGSALGILPGGGAMLSAFAAYTIEKKTKLKPGEVPFGQGNIRGVCAPESANNAGSQTSFIPLLTLGIPPNAVMALMVGAMTIHNIQPGPQVMTSNPELFWGLIASMWIGNLMLIILNLPLIGVWIKLLTVPYRWLFPSIVLFCAVGVYGTNNNAWDVWMVGIFGFIGYVFHKLGTEPAPLLLGFILGPMMEENLRRALLLSRGDWSVFVTRPISACLLAAAVVLLVVVLMPAVKNKREEAFVED; this comes from the coding sequence ATGGATCTGATTCAGAACTTGTCGACGGGTTTTGGCGTGGCTTTCACGTTCCAGAACCTGATCTACTGCTTTGTGGGCTGTCTGCTCGGTACGCTGATCGGCGTGCTGCCCGGCATCGGCCCTGTGGCAACCATCGCCATGCTGCTGCCCGCAACCTATGCACTGCCTCCCGTGGCGGCGCTGATCATGCTGGCAGGTATCTACTACGGCGCCCAGTACGGTGGCTCCACCACCGCCATTCTGGTGAACCTGCCCGGTGAGTCTTCGTCGGTGGTGACCGTGATCGACGGCTACCAGATGGCCCGAAAAGGACGAGCAGGCCCTGCGCTGGCAGCGGCCGGTATCGGCTCCTTCTTCGCTGGTTGTGTGGGTACCGTGATTCTGGCTGCCTTCGCTCCTCCTTTGACCGAAGTCGCCTTCAAGTTCGGCCCTGCCGAGTACTTTTCGCTGATGACCCTGGGTCTGATCGGTGCCGTGGTTCTGGCTTCCGGCTCGCTGCTCAAGGCGATCGCCATGATCGTGCTGGGTCTGCTGCTGGGCATGGTCGGTACCGACGTGAACTCTGGTGTGGCCCGCTACAGCTTCGACATTCCTGAGCTGACCGACGGCATCGACTTCGTCGTGATTGCCATGGGTGTGTTCGGCTACGGTGAAATCATCTCCAACCTGGCTCAGCCTGAAGACGAGCGCGAAGTGTTCGCCGCCAAGGTGACCGGTCTGATGCCCACCAAGGAAGACTTCAAGCGCATGCTGCCCGCCATGCTGCGCGGTACAGCCCTGGGCTCGGCTCTGGGTATCCTGCCCGGTGGCGGCGCCATGCTGTCGGCCTTTGCTGCCTACACCATCGAAAAGAAGACCAAGCTCAAGCCCGGTGAAGTTCCTTTCGGTCAAGGCAATATTCGCGGCGTGTGCGCTCCCGAGTCGGCCAACAACGCCGGTTCGCAGACATCGTTCATTCCTCTGCTGACCCTGGGTATTCCTCCCAACGCCGTGATGGCGCTGATGGTGGGTGCCATGACCATCCACAACATCCAGCCCGGTCCTCAGGTGATGACCAGCAACCCCGAACTGTTCTGGGGTCTGATCGCCTCCATGTGGATTGGTAACCTGATGCTGATCATCCTGAACCTGCCGCTGATCGGCGTCTGGATCAAGCTGCTGACCGTGCCTTACCGCTGGCTGTTCCCCTCGATCGTGCTGTTCTGCGCGGTGGGTGTGTACGGTACCAACAACAATGCATGGGACGTGTGGATGGTCGGTATCTTCGGTTTCATCGGCTATGTGTTCCACAAGCTGGGTACCGAGCCTGCGCCTCTGCTGCTGGGCTTCATCCTGGGCCCGATGATGGAAGAAAACCTGCGCCGTGCCCTGCTGCTGTCGCGTGGTGATTGGTCGGTGTTCGTGACCCGCCCCATCTCCGCCTGCCTGCTGGCCGCTGCCGTGGTGCTGCTGGTGGTGGTGCTGATGCCTGCAGTGAAGAACAAGCGTGAAGAAGCCTTCGTGGAAGACTGA
- a CDS encoding GspE/PulE family protein → MSLIEPTLTRPIESAAYQGPLDWRMLVQWLQDDGVITAQEAERTVARCSAAESVQLPLVRLANVGVQGAQSGRPLDIETLTQYLARRSGLAYLRIDPLRVDVGRVGEVMSASYAERHKVLPVQVTSKEVVIATAEPFITDWVGEVERQARRSVRCVVANPLDIKRFTAEFFALAKSVRAAEKAGGAASAASFEQLVELGKSNKQLDANDQGVVKVVDWLWQYAFDQRASDIHLEPRREQGVIRFRIDGVLHPVYQMPMGVLNAMVARIKLLGRMDVVEKRRPLDGRIKTRNPRGEEVEMRLSTLPTAFGEKMVMRIFDPENTVKNLDALGFSAHDAQRWEELVKRPHGIILVTGPTGSGKTTTLYSTLKRVATEEVNVSTVEDPIEMIEASFNQTQVQPQLDFNFTEGLRALMRQDPDIIMVGEIRDLATAEMAVQAALTGHLVFSTLHTNDAPSAVSRLMELGVPAYLINATLLGVLAQRLVRTLCAACKQRDEAATPEELAETVKPWKLSGSYQPYKPVGCEDCRMTGYRGRMGLYELLMVSEALKKQIHDAPSMDALRRQAVQDGMRPLRLAGALRVAEGVTTLSEVLACTPLMSEI, encoded by the coding sequence ATGTCCTTGATTGAACCCACTCTTACCCGGCCCATCGAGTCTGCAGCCTATCAGGGGCCGCTGGACTGGCGCATGCTGGTGCAGTGGTTGCAGGACGACGGCGTGATCACGGCGCAGGAAGCCGAGCGCACGGTGGCGCGCTGCTCGGCGGCCGAAAGCGTGCAGCTGCCGCTGGTGCGGCTGGCCAATGTGGGGGTGCAAGGCGCGCAGTCCGGCAGGCCGTTGGATATTGAAACCCTGACCCAGTATCTGGCCCGGCGCAGCGGCCTGGCCTATCTGCGCATCGATCCCTTGCGTGTGGATGTGGGCCGTGTCGGTGAGGTCATGAGCGCCAGCTATGCCGAGCGTCACAAGGTGCTGCCCGTGCAGGTCACGAGCAAGGAAGTGGTGATAGCCACGGCCGAGCCTTTCATCACCGACTGGGTCGGCGAGGTCGAGCGTCAGGCACGCCGCAGCGTGCGCTGCGTGGTGGCCAATCCTCTCGATATCAAACGCTTTACAGCGGAATTCTTTGCGCTGGCCAAGTCCGTGCGCGCCGCCGAGAAAGCCGGGGGAGCCGCCAGTGCCGCCAGCTTTGAGCAACTGGTGGAACTGGGCAAGAGCAACAAGCAGCTTGACGCCAACGACCAGGGCGTGGTCAAGGTGGTGGACTGGCTCTGGCAGTACGCTTTCGATCAGCGCGCCAGCGACATCCATCTGGAGCCGCGGCGCGAGCAGGGGGTGATCCGCTTTCGCATCGATGGCGTGCTGCACCCGGTCTACCAGATGCCCATGGGCGTGCTCAATGCCATGGTCGCGCGCATCAAGCTGCTGGGCCGCATGGACGTGGTGGAAAAGCGCCGCCCGCTGGATGGCCGCATCAAGACCCGCAACCCGCGTGGCGAGGAGGTGGAAATGCGTCTATCGACGCTGCCCACGGCCTTCGGCGAAAAGATGGTGATGCGTATCTTCGACCCCGAGAACACGGTCAAGAACCTCGATGCCCTGGGCTTCAGCGCTCATGATGCCCAGCGTTGGGAAGAGCTGGTCAAGCGGCCCCACGGCATCATTCTGGTCACCGGCCCCACGGGCTCGGGCAAGACCACCACGCTGTATTCCACGCTCAAGCGCGTGGCGACCGAGGAGGTCAATGTCAGCACGGTGGAGGACCCCATCGAAATGATCGAGGCCAGCTTCAATCAGACCCAGGTCCAGCCCCAGCTGGACTTCAATTTCACCGAAGGCCTGCGCGCGCTGATGCGCCAGGACCCGGACATCATCATGGTCGGCGAGATCCGGGATCTGGCCACGGCAGAGATGGCGGTTCAGGCCGCGCTGACAGGGCACCTGGTGTTCTCCACGCTGCATACCAACGACGCTCCCAGCGCGGTCAGCCGTCTGATGGAACTGGGCGTGCCCGCCTATCTGATCAATGCCACCTTGCTGGGGGTGCTGGCCCAGCGTCTGGTGCGCACGCTGTGCGCCGCCTGCAAGCAACGCGATGAGGCGGCCACGCCAGAGGAGCTGGCCGAAACCGTCAAGCCCTGGAAACTCAGCGGCAGCTACCAGCCCTACAAGCCCGTGGGCTGCGAGGACTGCCGCATGACGGGCTATAGGGGACGCATGGGACTTTACGAGTTGCTGATGGTCTCGGAAGCGCTCAAGAAGCAGATTCACGATGCCCCATCCATGGATGCCTTGCGCCGTCAGGCGGTGCAGGATGGCATGCGCCCGCTGCGGCTTGCCGGCGCTTTGCGGGTGGCAGAAGGCGTCACAACCTTGTCCGAAGTGCTGGCCTGCACGCCATTGATGAGCGAAATCTGA
- a CDS encoding tripartite tricarboxylate transporter TctB family protein produces MKIKSQKDFFSGLMFLVVGLAFAIGASNYTIGTGARMGPGYFPLILGVLMAILGAAICIGGLTKGPEGGDKIGKWAWKQVFFILAANFAFGILLVGVPGLGIPQFGLVIAIYALVFIASMAGDKFNFKETAILSTILAAGSYFAFVWALNLQFPVWPSFIAG; encoded by the coding sequence GTGAAAATCAAGAGCCAAAAAGACTTTTTCTCCGGTCTGATGTTCTTGGTCGTCGGCCTCGCATTTGCGATCGGCGCATCCAACTACACCATTGGCACCGGTGCCCGCATGGGGCCAGGTTACTTCCCTCTGATTCTGGGTGTGCTCATGGCCATCCTGGGTGCAGCCATCTGCATCGGCGGTTTGACCAAAGGCCCCGAAGGTGGTGACAAGATCGGCAAGTGGGCCTGGAAGCAGGTGTTCTTCATTCTGGCAGCCAACTTTGCCTTCGGCATCCTGTTGGTCGGTGTTCCTGGTCTGGGCATTCCTCAGTTCGGTCTGGTCATTGCGATCTACGCACTGGTCTTTATCGCAAGCATGGCGGGCGATAAGTTCAACTTCAAGGAAACAGCCATCCTGTCCACCATTCTGGCGGCTGGTAGCTATTTCGCTTTCGTGTGGGCGCTGAATCTGCAGTTCCCCGTGTGGCCTAGCTTCATCGCTGGCTAA
- a CDS encoding DNA-deoxyinosine glycosylase, whose protein sequence is MSEKRSAADAVPESVRWQGLGAVADARTQALVLGSFPGVRSLQLQQYYAHPQNQFWPLLQALWPQCPQPPREDYAGRCEWLLARGLGLWDVYDSCEREGSLDSAIRAAQVNDFAGLRERCPGLKLALHNGGESYKHARQTEALGLTAIKLPSTSPAHASWSFEKKLQAWREALAAHELL, encoded by the coding sequence ATGTCCGAAAAACGATCCGCTGCCGATGCTGTTCCCGAGTCTGTTCGCTGGCAGGGGCTGGGTGCGGTGGCCGATGCGCGTACCCAGGCGCTGGTGCTGGGCAGCTTTCCCGGCGTGCGTTCGCTGCAGCTGCAGCAGTACTATGCCCATCCGCAAAACCAGTTCTGGCCCCTGTTGCAAGCTCTGTGGCCGCAGTGTCCACAGCCGCCTCGCGAGGATTACGCGGGCCGTTGCGAATGGCTGCTGGCACGCGGGCTGGGGCTGTGGGACGTTTATGACAGCTGTGAACGTGAAGGCAGCCTGGATAGTGCCATCCGCGCAGCCCAGGTCAATGATTTTGCGGGCCTGCGCGAGCGTTGTCCCGGACTGAAACTGGCCTTGCACAACGGAGGCGAAAGCTATAAGCATGCGCGCCAGACCGAGGCCCTGGGTCTGACAGCGATCAAGCTGCCATCGACCAGCCCGGCTCATGCCAGCTGGTCATTCGAAAAAAAACTGCAGGCATGGCGCGAGGCTCTGGCCGCCCATGAACTGCTTTGA